In one window of Cupriavidus necator N-1 DNA:
- a CDS encoding aminotransferase-like domain-containing protein → MQGSDVSAKWDLEITIGGGARYLQIVDFIERAIGEGRLVTGDRVPPQRSLAKTLRVDLTTVTRAYNEAKRRHLIDARGALGTFIAAPRAELARVIDMSMNVPPPPAGLDFQDLLRRGLSQVLLHSDPHLLMTYQLGGGSAADRSAGALWLAQIFGPIATGRLVVCPGAQAALAAVILARTRPGDAIVSEPLAYPGIRAAAAQLGRRVIIAQVDADGMLPDALEAARADGATLAYLNPTAQNPTTHTMPASRREAIARAAAHCDVTLLEDDPYWLLTPSAPPPLSSFAPERTYYVSTLSKTLSPGLRTAYVMLPEGRRGDDLLASLRAFALMAAPMTAALATQWIHDGSAMQLLDGIRTEALARCALASRWLSGIGQLPPSAIHAWHRLPEHWSAQQLTRAALAEDLRVTPSDAFWEGPNAPNAIRISLGGVEDRAQLSAALRRLAALLERRPTPGLEMVV, encoded by the coding sequence ATGCAAGGAAGCGATGTCAGTGCTAAATGGGATCTTGAGATCACAATCGGTGGCGGTGCCCGCTACTTGCAGATCGTGGACTTTATCGAGCGGGCGATCGGCGAAGGCCGGCTGGTAACCGGCGATCGCGTGCCGCCACAGCGCAGCCTGGCCAAGACCCTCCGCGTGGACCTGACCACCGTCACGCGTGCCTACAACGAGGCCAAGCGCCGCCATCTGATCGATGCCCGCGGGGCCCTCGGCACCTTCATTGCCGCGCCGCGGGCGGAGCTGGCGCGGGTGATCGACATGAGCATGAACGTGCCGCCGCCACCGGCGGGGCTGGATTTCCAGGACCTGTTGCGGCGCGGCCTGTCGCAGGTGCTGCTGCATAGCGACCCGCACCTGCTGATGACCTACCAGCTCGGCGGCGGCAGTGCTGCCGACCGGTCGGCCGGAGCGCTCTGGCTCGCGCAGATATTCGGGCCCATCGCCACTGGGCGGCTGGTGGTATGCCCGGGCGCCCAGGCTGCGCTGGCCGCCGTGATCCTGGCCCGGACCCGGCCTGGCGATGCGATCGTGAGCGAGCCGCTGGCCTACCCCGGCATTCGCGCGGCCGCGGCACAACTCGGGCGGCGTGTGATCATCGCGCAGGTCGATGCCGACGGGATGCTCCCCGACGCCCTCGAAGCGGCCCGTGCCGACGGTGCAACGCTGGCCTACCTCAATCCGACAGCCCAGAATCCCACTACGCACACCATGCCGGCCTCACGCAGGGAGGCTATTGCCAGGGCCGCGGCGCACTGTGATGTCACCTTGCTGGAGGATGATCCCTACTGGCTGCTGACGCCGTCAGCGCCGCCGCCGCTGTCCAGCTTCGCTCCCGAGCGCACGTACTATGTCTCGACCCTGTCCAAGACGCTCAGTCCGGGGCTGCGGACCGCATATGTCATGCTGCCCGAGGGCAGGCGCGGCGACGATCTGCTGGCATCGCTGCGGGCTTTTGCCCTGATGGCGGCACCGATGACCGCCGCCCTGGCGACCCAATGGATCCACGATGGCTCGGCAATGCAGCTGCTCGACGGCATCAGGACCGAAGCGTTGGCCAGATGCGCGCTGGCAAGCCGATGGCTGAGCGGGATCGGCCAGCTCCCGCCCAGCGCCATCCACGCATGGCATCGCTTGCCCGAGCACTGGTCGGCGCAGCAGCTCACCAGGGCCGCGCTGGCGGAGGACCTGCGCGTGACGCCGTCCGACGCCTTCTGGGAGGGGCCCAACGCGCCGAATGCCATCCGCATCTCGCTCGGTGGCGTGGAGGACCGCGCGCAGTTATCGGCTGCGCTGCGCAGGCTGGCCGCATTGCTGGAACGCCGGCCGACGCCGGGTCTGGAAATGGTGGTGTGA
- a CDS encoding tripartite tricarboxylate transporter substrate binding protein: MKHLFSALAAGALAFGATMPGIAGALEFPAKPVRIIVPYPPGGTTDMVARLIGEQLATQWKQSVVVDNRPGAGGIVGTGTAAKSTADGYTLLMGSVGEFGINPALYKKLPYDADADFAPVAMVARVPNVVVLSPAFAERARVQTLPEFIAYLKANPKRVNMASAGNGTSTHLAGELFQRMTGTEMSHVAYKGSSPAIADLMGGSVDVMFDNLPASLPFIRSGKLKPLAVTTPARSSALPNVPTVAAAGPVPGFDASPWFGLLAPRGVPAAVAQKISQDLTRVLSEPGVQAKMRELGAEPAPSSPEAFADVLKKDRQKWGEIVRLSGASVD, translated from the coding sequence ATGAAACACTTGTTCAGCGCGCTCGCCGCCGGCGCCCTTGCATTCGGCGCGACCATGCCCGGCATTGCCGGCGCGCTCGAGTTCCCGGCCAAGCCGGTGCGCATCATCGTGCCGTACCCGCCGGGCGGCACCACTGACATGGTGGCCCGGCTGATCGGTGAGCAACTTGCCACGCAATGGAAGCAGTCGGTGGTGGTCGACAACCGCCCCGGCGCGGGCGGCATCGTCGGCACCGGCACGGCGGCCAAGTCCACGGCGGACGGCTACACCTTGCTGATGGGCTCAGTGGGCGAGTTCGGCATCAACCCGGCGTTGTACAAGAAGCTGCCCTATGATGCCGACGCCGATTTCGCGCCGGTCGCGATGGTGGCGCGCGTACCCAACGTGGTGGTGCTCTCGCCGGCGTTTGCGGAACGCGCGCGCGTGCAGACGCTGCCCGAGTTCATCGCCTACCTGAAAGCCAATCCGAAGCGCGTCAACATGGCGTCGGCCGGAAACGGCACCTCCACGCACCTTGCGGGCGAGCTGTTCCAGCGCATGACCGGCACGGAGATGAGCCACGTCGCCTACAAGGGCAGCAGCCCGGCCATCGCCGACCTGATGGGCGGCAGCGTCGACGTGATGTTCGACAACCTGCCGGCGTCGCTGCCGTTTATCCGCTCGGGCAAGCTCAAGCCGCTGGCCGTGACCACGCCAGCGCGCTCGTCGGCGCTTCCGAATGTGCCGACGGTCGCCGCCGCGGGCCCCGTCCCCGGCTTCGATGCCAGCCCATGGTTCGGCCTGCTTGCGCCGCGCGGGGTGCCCGCCGCGGTGGCCCAGAAAATCAGCCAGGACCTGACGCGCGTGCTTAGCGAGCCAGGCGTGCAGGCAAAAATGCGCGAGCTGGGCGCGGAACCGGCGCCCAGCTCGCCGGAGGCGTTTGCCGACGTGTTGAAGAAGGACCGCCAGAAGTGGGGCGAGATCGTTCGCCTGTCCGGTGCTTCGGTGGACTGA
- a CDS encoding glutathione S-transferase family protein, whose translation MTMTLYYNPQSRASVARWMLEEVGADYKLQHIDFTKGESRSPEFLAINPMGKIPTLVLQDGTVLTENGAIIAWLADAFPQAGLMPPAGSSARGTVLRWLFFCGSCFEPALTDRMMRKEAPLPKQAVGWSDYDDVIDTIEKALTPGPFVLGATFSAADVYLGASLAWAGRFGAPRISESPCIQDYVKRITARDAFVRAAQAR comes from the coding sequence ATGACCATGACGCTCTACTACAACCCCCAAAGCCGCGCCTCGGTGGCGCGCTGGATGCTGGAGGAGGTCGGGGCTGACTACAAGCTGCAGCACATCGATTTCACCAAGGGCGAGAGCCGCTCGCCGGAGTTCCTGGCGATCAATCCGATGGGGAAGATTCCAACGCTGGTCTTGCAGGACGGCACGGTCCTGACCGAGAACGGCGCGATCATCGCCTGGCTTGCAGATGCCTTTCCGCAGGCCGGGTTGATGCCGCCCGCAGGCTCGTCCGCGCGCGGCACGGTGCTGCGGTGGCTGTTCTTCTGCGGCAGTTGCTTCGAACCGGCGCTGACTGACCGGATGATGCGCAAAGAGGCGCCGCTGCCGAAGCAGGCGGTCGGCTGGAGCGACTATGACGATGTGATCGACACCATCGAGAAAGCCCTGACTCCCGGCCCCTTCGTGCTCGGCGCAACCTTCAGCGCGGCGGACGTCTATCTCGGTGCCTCGCTGGCATGGGCGGGGCGATTCGGTGCGCCGCGCATCAGCGAGAGCCCGTGCATCCAGGACTACGTCAAGCGGATCACTGCGCGCGACGCGTTCGTGCGCGCGGCGCAGGCCCGGTGA
- a CDS encoding Bug family tripartite tricarboxylate transporter substrate binding protein has translation MKLIAKFLIAALTAACVAPGASAAYPDKPIRLIVPFAAGGTVNLIGRVLAQRLSETLGQQVIVENKPGAGGTLGADVVAKSLADGYTLLLASSSHQSIHPLIYKKLPYDANKDFVQVALFAAVPNVLVVSNKVPAKTVKEFIAYSKAGGKTLFMGSAGNGSVNQMVGELFQHKTGTSFEHVPFKGAGPATVDLLSGQIDLMFVNLPNVLPHIQSGKMRALAVASARRAASLPDVPTMAEAGVPDFVVDSWSGVLAPAGTPKAVIDKLSLQINKIAKETSTADSLAAQGAVPLPGTSADYANLVRFETQRWREVISKANIALD, from the coding sequence ATGAAGCTCATCGCCAAGTTCCTGATTGCGGCGCTTACCGCTGCTTGCGTTGCCCCTGGCGCCTCCGCCGCGTACCCGGACAAGCCGATCCGCCTCATCGTCCCGTTCGCGGCGGGAGGCACCGTGAACCTCATTGGCCGTGTGCTGGCACAACGTCTCTCGGAGACCCTGGGCCAGCAGGTCATTGTGGAGAACAAGCCCGGCGCGGGCGGCACGCTGGGTGCGGACGTGGTCGCCAAGTCGCTGGCTGACGGCTATACGCTCCTGCTCGCGTCATCGAGCCACCAGTCCATCCACCCGCTCATCTACAAGAAGCTGCCCTACGACGCGAACAAGGACTTTGTCCAGGTGGCGCTGTTCGCGGCCGTGCCAAACGTGCTCGTGGTCTCGAACAAGGTACCGGCGAAGACTGTCAAGGAGTTCATCGCCTATTCCAAAGCAGGCGGCAAGACACTGTTCATGGGCTCCGCCGGCAACGGCAGCGTCAACCAGATGGTCGGCGAACTCTTCCAGCACAAGACCGGCACCAGTTTCGAGCATGTGCCGTTCAAGGGCGCGGGCCCTGCGACAGTCGACCTCCTGTCGGGGCAGATCGACCTGATGTTCGTGAACTTGCCTAACGTCTTGCCGCACATCCAGAGCGGGAAGATGCGCGCCCTCGCGGTCGCGAGCGCGCGACGGGCCGCTTCGCTGCCGGACGTGCCGACCATGGCGGAAGCTGGCGTCCCTGACTTCGTGGTCGACTCCTGGTCCGGCGTGCTGGCGCCCGCGGGAACGCCCAAGGCTGTGATCGACAAGCTCTCGCTCCAGATCAACAAGATCGCGAAGGAGACGTCGACTGCCGACAGTCTCGCTGCCCAAGGGGCGGTCCCGCTGCCCGGCACCAGTGCCGACTATGCCAACCTGGTGCGCTTCGAGACCCAGCGCTGGCGCGAGGTGATCAGCAAGGCGAACATTGCGCTGGACTGA
- a CDS encoding LysR substrate-binding domain-containing protein, with the protein MRQRLPSLSSLRAFEAAALHLNLRRAAADLFITESAVSRQIASLEGLLGVQLFHRANQRITLTVAGTLYSGQVRELLRKLQRDTLDLMAHEGAGGTVELACVPTLAVEWLIPRLPAFYARHPGIVVNISAQSDIFLFDGTPYDAAIHFGEAVYPGARADRMFDEESVAVCHPDFFEGKKRITPQDIALSPLLHLATRILGWKQWMEAAGIDDVNAMRGARFDHHSMVIAAARTGLGVGLVPRFLVGEYLANRQLVMPVAHSQRSTSAYHLVSPDTRPMSEAMQRLREWLLEAAGEFATKQSAPADDAGN; encoded by the coding sequence ATGCGGCAACGACTCCCCAGCCTGTCCAGCCTGCGCGCCTTCGAGGCAGCCGCGCTGCACCTGAACCTGCGCCGCGCGGCGGCGGACCTGTTTATCACCGAGAGCGCGGTGTCGCGCCAGATTGCGTCGCTGGAAGGGCTGCTTGGCGTGCAGCTGTTCCACCGCGCCAACCAGCGCATCACGCTGACGGTGGCCGGCACGCTCTACAGCGGGCAGGTGCGGGAGTTGCTGCGCAAGCTGCAGCGCGACACGCTCGACCTGATGGCGCACGAGGGCGCGGGCGGCACCGTCGAGCTGGCCTGCGTGCCCACGCTGGCGGTCGAGTGGCTGATACCGCGGCTACCGGCCTTTTATGCGCGCCATCCGGGGATCGTCGTCAATATCAGCGCGCAGTCAGACATCTTCCTGTTCGACGGCACGCCCTACGACGCGGCGATTCACTTTGGCGAGGCCGTCTATCCCGGCGCGCGTGCCGACCGGATGTTTGACGAAGAATCGGTCGCGGTCTGCCATCCGGACTTCTTCGAAGGCAAAAAGCGGATCACCCCGCAGGACATCGCCCTGTCCCCGCTGCTGCACCTCGCCACGCGCATTCTCGGCTGGAAGCAATGGATGGAAGCGGCCGGCATCGACGACGTCAACGCCATGCGCGGTGCACGCTTCGACCACCACTCCATGGTCATCGCCGCCGCACGCACCGGGCTGGGCGTTGGTCTGGTGCCGCGCTTCCTCGTGGGGGAATACCTGGCAAACCGCCAGCTGGTCATGCCCGTCGCCCATTCGCAGCGCTCCACGAGCGCGTATCACCTGGTCTCGCCGGATACGCGGCCGATGAGCGAGGCGATGCAGCGGCTGCGCGAGTGGCTGCTGGAAGCCGCGGGCGAGTTTGCGACAAAACAGTCTGCGCCTGCGGACGATGCTGGCAACTAG
- the argH gene encoding argininosuccinate lyase: MESKVSRRLKEPLAKEICEHIYGPRLARDFSRQFAYLTEVNQAHLLMLHKTGLVSPEIARKLASGLQQMENEGPSAVTLDPAKEDPYFNYEARLMTVTSRDIGGRLHMARSRNDIAATIDRMRARTIVIDTIEALGRLRKVALQRASEFADAVMPGYTHLQPAQPITFGFYLSAVSEALGRDMDRLHAALPRIDAMPLGAGALAGTRFPIDRQVTADGLGFGSLVHNTLDAVASRDFAWEAMSAMAIIALTWGRVAQDFYVWSTPEFGLLAFPDRVASTSSIMPQKKNPAVLEYLRGKSAHIVGLLTTSLVTVKGTHFTHTGDSSRESIRSFWECSEETARCLSLFELILGSVEPRLPNMLQRVSLDFSVATDLADGLVAEAGLSFRDAHHVVGGLVRLALDSGQSAGELTSAMLDRAAVDVIGRAIEWPEHKLRQYLDPVESVNARGNGGPAPSEVTLAIQRQRGHVDTVLASVKSTRARLDAARDRMKRDIAALAAA, translated from the coding sequence ATGGAATCGAAAGTCAGCCGCCGGCTCAAGGAGCCGCTTGCAAAAGAAATCTGCGAGCACATTTACGGTCCGCGCCTTGCGCGTGACTTCTCCAGGCAATTCGCCTACCTCACCGAGGTGAACCAGGCACACCTGCTGATGCTGCACAAGACCGGCCTGGTGTCACCGGAGATCGCCAGGAAGCTGGCCAGCGGCCTGCAGCAGATGGAAAATGAAGGCCCCAGCGCGGTGACCCTCGATCCCGCCAAGGAAGACCCATATTTCAACTACGAAGCCAGGCTGATGACGGTGACCAGCCGGGACATCGGCGGGCGGCTGCACATGGCGCGCAGCAGGAACGATATTGCGGCCACCATTGACCGGATGCGCGCCCGCACCATCGTTATCGACACCATCGAGGCGCTGGGCAGGCTGCGCAAGGTGGCGCTGCAGCGCGCCAGCGAATTCGCCGATGCCGTCATGCCGGGATACACGCACCTGCAGCCTGCGCAGCCGATCACCTTCGGCTTCTACCTGAGCGCCGTGTCCGAGGCCCTGGGCCGGGACATGGACCGGCTCCATGCGGCATTGCCGAGGATCGACGCCATGCCGCTGGGTGCGGGAGCGCTGGCCGGCACGCGTTTCCCGATCGACAGGCAAGTCACGGCGGACGGGCTTGGCTTCGGCTCGCTGGTGCACAACACGCTGGATGCGGTGGCGTCGCGCGACTTCGCCTGGGAGGCGATGTCCGCCATGGCCATCATCGCGCTGACGTGGGGCCGGGTCGCGCAGGACTTCTACGTGTGGTCCACGCCCGAGTTCGGCCTCCTTGCATTTCCCGACCGGGTGGCAAGTACCTCGAGCATCATGCCGCAGAAGAAGAATCCCGCAGTGCTGGAGTACTTGCGTGGCAAGAGCGCCCATATCGTTGGCCTGTTGACGACGTCCCTGGTTACCGTCAAGGGAACGCACTTCACGCACACCGGTGACAGCAGCCGGGAGAGCATCCGCAGCTTCTGGGAATGCAGCGAGGAAACCGCGCGCTGCCTGTCCCTGTTCGAGCTGATCCTCGGCAGCGTGGAGCCGAGGCTGCCGAACATGCTGCAGCGCGTCAGCCTCGACTTTTCCGTGGCGACGGACCTGGCCGATGGGCTTGTGGCCGAGGCCGGACTGTCGTTCCGGGACGCTCACCACGTTGTGGGCGGACTGGTGCGCTTGGCACTCGATTCCGGACAATCCGCAGGCGAGCTGACCAGTGCCATGCTGGACCGTGCCGCGGTGGACGTGATCGGGCGGGCAATCGAATGGCCCGAGCACAAGCTGCGGCAGTACCTGGATCCCGTCGAGAGCGTCAACGCGCGCGGCAACGGCGGTCCGGCGCCTTCGGAGGTCACCCTCGCCATCCAGCGGCAACGCGGCCACGTTGACACCGTGCTGGCTTCGGTGAAGTCCACCCGAGCGCGCCTCGATGCAGCGCGCGATCGGATGAAGCGTGACATCGCCGCATTGGCAGCCGCCTGA
- the cyoA gene encoding ubiquinol oxidase subunit II, translating to MLKPIAGPADKNRQGPLPRPSPGSKRRLPTLLLCACLSALLSGCNLELLNPKGSIGEQEKSLILISLFVMLMVVIPVIVLTLWFAWRYRETNTSAPYAPKWAHSTKIEVVVWGIPCVIVACLAVLIWDSTHKLDPYRPLESQVKPIQVDVIALNWKWLFIYPEYGVASLNQLAIPVGTPVNFRLTAESMMNSFFIPQLGSMVYAMAGMQTRLHLIADTPGVYLGQSAAYSGPGFSDMHFKTLATSREEFDAWIQAARASSQALDLKTYRTLELPSSKDPVTLYAAVAPKLFDQVVDKYMLANGQICRADTPESLQAFQRVPPAPAGRMEQ from the coding sequence ATGCTCAAACCTATTGCCGGGCCGGCAGACAAGAATCGACAAGGCCCGCTCCCCCGCCCATCCCCCGGCTCGAAGCGCCGTCTTCCCACCCTGTTGCTGTGCGCCTGCCTGAGCGCCCTGCTGAGCGGCTGCAACCTCGAACTGCTCAACCCCAAGGGCAGCATTGGGGAACAGGAAAAGTCACTGATCCTGATCTCCCTGTTCGTCATGCTGATGGTCGTCATCCCCGTGATCGTCCTGACGCTGTGGTTCGCCTGGCGCTACCGCGAAACCAATACGAGCGCCCCCTATGCCCCCAAATGGGCGCACTCCACCAAGATCGAGGTCGTGGTCTGGGGCATCCCCTGCGTGATCGTGGCCTGCCTGGCTGTGCTGATCTGGGACTCGACGCACAAGCTCGATCCCTATCGGCCCCTGGAATCGCAGGTCAAGCCGATCCAGGTCGATGTAATCGCGCTGAACTGGAAATGGCTGTTCATTTATCCGGAATACGGCGTCGCGTCGCTGAACCAGCTTGCGATCCCGGTCGGCACGCCGGTCAATTTCCGGCTGACCGCGGAATCGATGATGAACTCGTTCTTCATCCCGCAGCTCGGCAGCATGGTCTACGCCATGGCGGGCATGCAGACGCGCCTGCACCTGATCGCCGACACCCCCGGCGTCTATCTCGGCCAGTCCGCCGCCTACAGCGGCCCCGGCTTCTCGGACATGCATTTCAAGACCCTGGCCACCTCGCGCGAGGAGTTCGATGCCTGGATCCAGGCTGCCCGCGCTTCGTCGCAGGCGCTCGACCTCAAGACCTACCGCACGCTTGAACTGCCCAGCAGCAAGGACCCCGTGACGCTGTACGCCGCCGTCGCGCCGAAGCTGTTCGACCAGGTCGTCGACAAATACATGCTGGCAAACGGCCAGATCTGCCGCGCGGACACCCCGGAATCTCTGCAGGCCTTCCAGCGCGTCCCGCCGGCGCCCGCTGGCCGCATGGAGCAATAA
- the cyoB gene encoding cytochrome o ubiquinol oxidase subunit I: MLGKLNLDAIPLHEPIIMGTLAVVIVLGIALMGAITYYGKWKTLWNDWICSVDHKKVGVMYIILALVMLLRGFADAIMMRAQQAIAYGDAAGYLPPHHYDQIFTAHGVIMIFFVATPLVLGLMNVIVPLQIGARDVAFPFVNSLSFWMSAMGAVLVMMSMFVGDFAATGWVAYPPLSELGYSPTPGVDYYIWSLQISGLGTTLTGINFIVTILRMRAPGLNLMKMPVFTWTALITNILIVAIFPVLTATLALLTADRYLGMHFFTNELGGNAMMYVNLIWIWGHPEVYVLILPAFGAFSEIIATFSRKPLFGYKSMVYATSSIGVLSFFVWLHHFFTMGSGANVNAFFGIMTSIISIPTGVKLFNWLFTMYRGRIRFHTSTMWTIGFMVTFAVGGMTGVLLAIPGADFVLHNSLFLVAHFHNVIIGGVLFGCLAAITFWFPKVFGFKLNEFWGKVSFWCWLTGFFLAFMPLYVLGFKGMTRRMNHYANVDWHPYLVVALVGAFVIGAGILAMIVQFAVSIRDRKQNQDLTGDPWDGRSLEWSTASPAPFYNFAHVPHITSLEQHWDDKEAGRAWRQPARYEDIHMPRNTSAGFIVSAFGLLCCFALVWHMWLVAAVGLVGAIATFIVRSYDRDVDYYVPAAEVERIERARYAQLQEAA, from the coding sequence ATGCTTGGAAAACTCAACCTGGACGCCATCCCTCTCCATGAGCCGATCATCATGGGGACGCTGGCCGTCGTGATCGTGCTGGGCATCGCACTGATGGGCGCCATCACGTACTACGGCAAGTGGAAGACCCTCTGGAACGACTGGATATGCTCGGTCGACCACAAGAAGGTCGGCGTGATGTACATCATCCTGGCGCTGGTGATGCTGCTGCGCGGCTTTGCCGATGCCATCATGATGCGCGCCCAGCAGGCGATCGCCTATGGCGATGCCGCGGGCTACCTGCCGCCGCACCACTACGACCAGATCTTCACGGCGCACGGCGTGATCATGATCTTCTTTGTCGCGACGCCGCTGGTGCTCGGCCTGATGAACGTGATCGTGCCGCTGCAGATCGGCGCGCGCGACGTTGCCTTCCCGTTCGTCAATTCGCTGAGCTTCTGGATGTCGGCAATGGGCGCGGTGCTGGTGATGATGTCGATGTTCGTCGGCGACTTCGCCGCCACCGGCTGGGTCGCCTACCCGCCGTTGTCCGAGCTGGGCTACAGCCCCACGCCAGGCGTTGACTACTACATCTGGTCACTGCAGATATCCGGGCTTGGCACCACGCTGACGGGCATCAACTTCATCGTCACAATCTTGCGCATGCGCGCGCCGGGCCTGAACCTGATGAAGATGCCGGTCTTCACCTGGACCGCCCTGATCACCAACATCCTGATCGTGGCGATCTTCCCGGTACTGACCGCCACGCTCGCCCTGCTCACCGCCGACCGCTACCTCGGCATGCATTTCTTCACCAACGAGCTGGGCGGCAACGCCATGATGTACGTGAACCTGATCTGGATCTGGGGCCACCCGGAGGTCTACGTGCTGATCCTGCCGGCGTTCGGCGCCTTCTCCGAGATCATCGCCACGTTCTCGCGCAAGCCCCTGTTCGGCTACAAGTCGATGGTGTACGCCACCTCCTCGATCGGCGTGCTGTCGTTCTTCGTCTGGCTGCACCACTTCTTCACCATGGGCTCCGGGGCGAACGTCAATGCCTTCTTCGGCATCATGACCTCGATCATCTCGATCCCCACTGGCGTCAAGCTGTTCAACTGGCTGTTCACCATGTACCGGGGCCGGATCCGCTTCCATACCTCGACCATGTGGACCATCGGCTTTATGGTGACGTTCGCGGTCGGCGGCATGACCGGCGTGCTGCTCGCCATTCCCGGCGCCGACTTCGTGCTGCACAACAGCCTGTTCCTGGTCGCGCACTTCCATAACGTGATCATCGGCGGCGTGCTGTTCGGTTGCCTGGCCGCGATCACCTTCTGGTTCCCGAAGGTGTTCGGCTTCAAGCTGAACGAGTTCTGGGGCAAGGTGTCGTTCTGGTGCTGGCTGACCGGCTTCTTCCTGGCCTTCATGCCGCTCTACGTGCTCGGCTTCAAGGGCATGACCCGCCGGATGAACCACTATGCCAACGTCGACTGGCATCCCTACCTGGTGGTGGCGCTGGTGGGTGCCTTCGTCATCGGCGCTGGCATCCTGGCGATGATCGTGCAGTTCGCGGTCAGTATCCGCGACCGCAAGCAGAACCAGGACCTGACCGGCGACCCGTGGGATGGCCGCAGCCTGGAATGGTCGACCGCCTCGCCCGCGCCGTTCTACAACTTCGCGCACGTGCCGCATATCACCTCGCTGGAACAGCACTGGGACGACAAGGAAGCCGGGCGCGCATGGCGCCAGCCGGCCCGCTACGAAGACATCCACATGCCCCGCAACACCTCGGCAGGCTTCATCGTGTCGGCGTTCGGGCTGCTGTGTTGCTTCGCGCTGGTCTGGCACATGTGGCTGGTGGCCGCCGTCGGCCTGGTCGGCGCCATCGCCACCTTCATCGTGCGCAGCTATGACCGCGACGTCGACTATTACGTGCCAGCCGCCGAAGTCGAGCGGATCGAGCGCGCGCGCTATGCACAACTGCAGGAAGCTGCCTGA
- a CDS encoding aminotransferase-like domain-containing protein, producing MISDAAYPFVPALRDPAGSPIRELFKYLSDPGMISFAGGYPCATLFDVDGIGAASSTVLRERPAECLQYGATEGAPALRQALASLMAGRGAPVAQDELLVTSGSQQGFDFLVRALVEPGSVVLVEEPTYSATLQALRLAGADIRGVPSNHDGMDVAALEAMLAEPSLRPRLIYTVPTFANPTGATLSPARRLQLLKLVARHRVVLVEDDPYGALSFDGAPPPSLLALCASVPEARPWLVHLASLSKTLAPGLRIGWMVAAPGIVRRAVIAKQVSDLCTPPWIQLAAAQYLEAGRLPAQVAREVAAYRDKRDQLAAALRQAFGDRIRFASPAGGMFLWAALDGIDDAAALLPHAIAEKVLFVAGAGFYVERRQRAAFRLSFASTNLTQIGEGVARLARAVARAG from the coding sequence ATGATTTCCGACGCCGCTTATCCCTTCGTCCCCGCGCTGCGCGACCCGGCAGGCTCGCCAATCCGGGAACTGTTCAAGTACCTGTCCGACCCCGGGATGATCTCGTTCGCCGGCGGCTACCCGTGCGCCACGCTGTTCGATGTCGACGGCATTGGCGCGGCGTCGTCGACGGTGCTGCGCGAGCGGCCCGCCGAATGCCTGCAGTACGGCGCCACCGAAGGCGCGCCGGCGCTGCGCCAGGCGCTGGCGTCGTTGATGGCCGGGCGCGGCGCGCCTGTGGCCCAGGACGAACTGCTCGTGACCAGCGGCTCGCAGCAGGGCTTCGATTTCCTCGTGCGTGCACTGGTCGAGCCCGGCAGCGTGGTGCTGGTCGAGGAGCCGACCTATTCCGCGACGCTGCAGGCATTGCGGCTGGCCGGCGCCGACATACGCGGCGTGCCGTCTAATCACGACGGCATGGACGTGGCTGCACTTGAAGCCATGCTGGCCGAGCCGTCGTTGCGGCCCCGGCTGATCTATACGGTGCCAACCTTCGCCAACCCCACCGGCGCCACGCTGTCGCCCGCACGCCGGCTGCAGTTGCTGAAGCTGGTGGCGCGGCACCGCGTGGTGCTGGTCGAGGATGATCCCTACGGGGCGCTGAGCTTCGATGGCGCACCGCCGCCTTCGCTGCTGGCGCTGTGCGCGTCGGTACCCGAGGCGCGGCCGTGGCTCGTGCACCTGGCCAGCCTGTCGAAGACGCTGGCCCCCGGCCTGAGGATCGGCTGGATGGTCGCCGCGCCCGGGATCGTGCGCCGCGCGGTGATTGCCAAGCAGGTATCCGACCTGTGCACGCCGCCATGGATCCAGCTGGCCGCGGCGCAGTATCTGGAAGCGGGCCGGCTGCCGGCACAGGTCGCGCGGGAAGTCGCGGCCTATCGTGACAAGCGCGACCAGCTCGCGGCGGCGCTGCGCCAGGCCTTTGGCGACCGCATCCGCTTCGCATCGCCGGCGGGAGGGATGTTCCTTTGGGCCGCGCTGGATGGCATCGACGATGCCGCCGCACTACTGCCGCACGCGATCGCGGAAAAGGTGCTGTTCGTCGCCGGTGCCGGATTCTATGTGGAGCGGCGCCAGCGCGCCGCATTCCGGCTGTCCTTCGCGAGCACGAACCTGACGCAGATCGGGGAGGGCGTCGCACGGCTCGCGCGGGCGGTTGCGCGGGCCGGATGA